A single genomic interval of Solimonas sp. K1W22B-7 harbors:
- the dmpG gene encoding 4-hydroxy-2-oxovalerate aldolase, producing the protein MSLNLKGIKIKVHDMSLRDGMHPKRHQITIDQMKSIAKGLDEAGCPLIEVTHGDGLGGASVNYGFPAATDEEYLRAVIPLMKQAKVSALLLPGIGTVDHLRMAADCGVTTIRVATHCTEADVSEQHINLGRKMGLDTVGFLMMAHMIEPELLIEQALLMESYGANCIYLTDSAGYMLPDDVTARIALAREKLKPETEIGFHGHHNLSMGIANSIAAVAAGARRIDCACGGMGAGAGNTPMEVFVAVCNRMGIETGVDVFKISDVAEDLVTPIMDFPVRIDRNSLTLGYAGVYSSFLLFARRAEAKYGIPARELLLELGRQKMVGGQEDMIEDLALTLARERGLLKATA; encoded by the coding sequence ATGAGCCTCAACCTCAAGGGCATCAAGATCAAGGTGCATGACATGTCGCTGCGCGACGGCATGCACCCCAAGCGTCACCAGATCACCATCGACCAGATGAAGTCGATCGCCAAGGGTCTCGACGAGGCGGGCTGCCCGCTGATCGAGGTCACCCATGGCGATGGCCTGGGCGGTGCCTCGGTGAACTACGGCTTCCCCGCCGCCACCGACGAGGAATACCTGCGCGCGGTGATCCCGCTGATGAAGCAGGCCAAGGTCTCGGCGCTGCTGCTGCCGGGCATCGGCACCGTGGACCACCTGCGCATGGCGGCGGACTGCGGCGTGACCACGATCCGCGTCGCCACCCACTGCACCGAGGCCGACGTCTCCGAGCAGCACATCAACCTGGGCCGCAAGATGGGCCTCGACACGGTGGGCTTCCTGATGATGGCGCACATGATCGAGCCGGAACTGCTGATCGAGCAGGCCCTGCTGATGGAAAGCTACGGCGCCAACTGCATCTACCTGACCGACTCGGCCGGCTACATGCTGCCGGACGACGTCACCGCGCGCATCGCGCTGGCGCGCGAGAAGCTCAAGCCGGAAACCGAGATCGGCTTCCACGGCCACCACAATCTCTCGATGGGCATTGCCAACTCCATCGCGGCGGTCGCCGCCGGTGCACGGCGCATCGACTGCGCCTGCGGCGGCATGGGCGCCGGTGCCGGCAACACGCCGATGGAAGTGTTCGTGGCAGTGTGCAACCGCATGGGCATCGAGACCGGCGTGGACGTGTTCAAGATTTCCGACGTCGCCGAGGACCTGGTGACGCCGATCATGGACTTCCCGGTGCGCATCGACCGCAACTCGCTGACGCTGGGCTATGCCGGCGTCTACTCCTCGTTCCTGCTGTTCGCGCGCCGCGCCGAGGCCAAGTACGGCATTCCGGCCCGCGAACTGCTGCTGGAGCTGGGCCGCCAGAAGATGGTCGGCGGCCAGGAAGACATGATCGAGGACCTGGCACTGACGCTGGCCCGTGAACGCGGCCTACTGAAAGCGACTGCCTGA
- a CDS encoding acetaldehyde dehydrogenase (acetylating) — translation MKKIKCAIIGPGNIGTDLLYKLQRSELLEPVWMVGVDPTSEGLARARQHGLKTTDQGVDGMLAHVKADGVQIAFDATSAYVHKENSDKLNKLGVMMIDLTPAAIGPYCVPPINLKEHAGKREMNVNMVTCGGQATIPMVYAVSRVQRVRYAEIIATVASKSVGPGTRKNIDEFTRTTSGAVARIGGADEGKAIIVINPAEPPMIMRDTIHCLTVDAPKQKEIEESVRDMVAEVQKYVPGYRLVNGPVFDGNRVTSFMQVEGLGDFLPKYAGNLDIMTASATRTAEMFAEEILAGRLTLEAA, via the coding sequence ATGAAAAAGATCAAGTGCGCCATCATCGGTCCCGGCAACATCGGCACCGACCTGCTCTACAAGCTGCAGCGTTCGGAGCTGCTGGAACCGGTATGGATGGTCGGCGTGGACCCGACCTCCGAGGGCCTGGCGCGCGCGCGCCAGCACGGCCTGAAGACCACCGACCAGGGCGTGGACGGCATGCTGGCCCATGTGAAGGCCGACGGCGTGCAGATCGCCTTCGACGCCACCAGCGCCTACGTGCACAAGGAAAACTCCGACAAGCTGAACAAGCTTGGCGTGATGATGATCGACCTGACGCCGGCGGCCATCGGCCCCTATTGCGTGCCGCCGATCAACCTCAAGGAGCACGCCGGCAAGCGCGAGATGAACGTCAACATGGTCACCTGCGGCGGTCAGGCGACGATCCCGATGGTGTACGCGGTGTCGCGCGTGCAGCGCGTGCGCTACGCCGAGATCATTGCCACCGTGGCCAGCAAGTCGGTGGGCCCGGGGACGCGCAAGAACATCGACGAATTCACCCGCACCACCTCCGGCGCGGTCGCCAGGATCGGCGGCGCCGACGAGGGCAAGGCCATCATCGTGATCAACCCGGCTGAGCCGCCGATGATCATGCGCGACACCATCCACTGCCTGACGGTGGATGCGCCGAAGCAGAAGGAGATCGAGGAATCGGTGCGCGACATGGTGGCCGAGGTGCAGAAGTACGTGCCGGGCTATCGCCTGGTCAACGGCCCGGTGTTCGACGGCAACCGCGTCACCAGCTTCATGCAGGTGGAAGGCCTGGGCGATTTCCTGCCCAAGTACGCCGGCAACCTCGACATCATGACGGCGTCGGCGACGCGGACGGCGGAGATGTTCGCGGAGGAGATCCTGGCGGGAAGGCTGACGCTGGAAGCGGCGTAA